One Candidatus Binatia bacterium genomic region harbors:
- a CDS encoding STAS domain-containing protein — MTQGSDKATRRIEFDPAAPEAWLQRLHTALREPVVGPLVVDMAQTSYTGPAALGALQAAADAADAAGRELWLDRVPAPVYKVLQVARLAARFRRVHHGTDRQGG; from the coding sequence ATGACACAGGGGAGCGATAAGGCGACGAGGCGGATAGAGTTCGACCCGGCGGCGCCGGAGGCATGGCTGCAGCGGCTGCACACGGCCTTGCGGGAGCCGGTCGTAGGCCCGCTGGTCGTCGATATGGCGCAGACGAGTTACACCGGGCCCGCGGCGCTCGGAGCTTTGCAGGCGGCCGCCGACGCCGCCGACGCCGCAGGCCGCGAGCTGTGGCTCGACCGCGTGCCGGCGCCGGTGTACAAGGTGTTACAGGTCGCCCGGCTCGCGGCGCGCTTCCGGCGCGTGCACCACGGAACCGACCGGCAGGGCGGATAG